The nucleotide sequence TATGGATTGCTGAAGGCTTCATCGTGGAGCAGCAAGGCCAACTACTAGAAGACATAGCAGAAGAGTACTATTATGAGCTAATCCATCGGAATCTCCTCCAACCAGTTAAAAATATTTTTGACAAGTCTTCATGTCGAATGCATGACCTCTTGAGACAGCTTGCTGTAAATATATCAAAAGAGGAATGCTTTGTTGGCGATGTTGAAACATTAAGGAGTGAAAGTATGTCAAAACTGAGACGTGTTACTGCTGTCGCTAAGAAGGATAAATTAGTGTTACCTAGCATGGATAAGGTGGAAGTTAAGTTGAGGACATTCCTTGCTTTTTCTGGTCCACAGATAATTGAGGATGCATTGTTCAAGAGATTTCCGCTTCTCCGTGTTTTGGTAATTAATTACTCACTTGTACAAAGCATTCCGAATTCCATTGGAAAATTGATACATCTATGCCTACTTAATTTAGATAATACTGGCATATCTTGGCTTCCGAAATCCATTGGCTCCCTAAAGAACCTTCAGGTGCTGAGCTTGACAAGGTGTGTTGCTCTGCGCAGTCTACCTCCGGCAATAACCCAATTGTGCAGTTTAAGATGTCTAAATCTTCTTGGTACAAAAATATATCAGCTTCCAAAAGGTATTGGAAAATTTAAGTTACTCACTGACTTAAAAGGATTTCCTGGTGGTGATGGAAGTGATAATGCTAGTGTACAAGATGGATGCAAGTTGGAAGAGTTGTCTTCTATGTCGCAGATGAGGCATCTTATTCTTGTTAAATTGGAAAGAGCGGCTCATTCTAGTATAAATGCAGGGCTGACAGACAAAAAACATCTAAAAGAACTAGTACTAGCGTGGACTGGGCGTGAAGATGGATTATATTCAGAAGAACACGTTCGCAATACTGAGAAGGTCCTTGAGCAGCTAATACCTCCAAGCAATCTGGAAGACCTTTTTATTATGGGATTCTATGGTCGGTGGTACCCCACCTGGTTTGGTACCACCTGTATGTCTtcattattactccctccgttccaaaatagatgactcaactttgtactagctttagtataaagttgagtcatctattttggaacggagggagta is from Triticum aestivum cultivar Chinese Spring chromosome 3A, IWGSC CS RefSeq v2.1, whole genome shotgun sequence and encodes:
- the LOC123056718 gene encoding putative disease resistance protein RGA4, yielding MYIDEEKEVQNLRNIGIEIVSKCGCLPLAIKVTGSALASRDLTENAWKKFLAKYNGSQSMLLDEIQGALYLSYDELPHRLKQCFLYCALYAEDSIIALDEVTWLWIAEGFIVEQQGQLLEDIAEEYYYELIHRNLLQPVKNIFDKSSCRMHDLLRQLAVNISKEECFVGDVETLRSESMSKLRRVTAVAKKDKLVLPSMDKVEVKLRTFLAFSGPQIIEDALFKRFPLLRVLVINYSLVQSIPNSIGKLIHLCLLNLDNTGISWLPKSIGSLKNLQVLSLTRCVALRSLPPAITQLCSLRCLNLLGTKIYQLPKGIGKFKLLTDLKGFPGGDGSDNASVQDGCKLEELSSMSQMRHLILVKLERAAHSSINAGLTDKKHLKELVLAWTGREDGLYSEEHVRNTEKVLEQLIPPSNLEDLFIMGFYGRWYPTWFGTTCMEYN